The following coding sequences lie in one Cupriavidus sp. WKF15 genomic window:
- a CDS encoding DUF6279 family lipoprotein → MKTGYQQGDRLAYWWIDHYVDVSGAQEPPMRDAIARFFAWHRQAQLPEISALLTQARDQVQQPVSAPAIAQLRESGLLLARQSFDQAIPDVADLLLTLTPAQIDRIERKFDEANTKYRKKFLSGNAEDREAARFNKVMDYAKLIYGSFSDEQQKAIHAAMGPPMQGVQARYAERLRRQEEWLALARQVQQTRPPKAQVVELLRRYGDQWQHPPGQTRAASYDANNQAGVALAMTIANLTTPRQKAHAVDRFQKWIDDTHSLMRERQGNTAQAANP, encoded by the coding sequence ATGAAGACCGGGTACCAGCAGGGCGACCGGCTGGCCTATTGGTGGATCGACCACTATGTCGACGTCAGTGGCGCCCAGGAGCCGCCCATGCGCGATGCCATCGCACGCTTCTTTGCCTGGCACCGGCAGGCTCAATTGCCTGAAATTTCGGCGCTGCTGACCCAGGCCCGCGACCAGGTCCAGCAGCCGGTCAGCGCGCCGGCCATCGCGCAGCTCCGGGAATCCGGCCTGCTTCTGGCCCGTCAGTCATTCGACCAGGCCATCCCGGACGTGGCGGACCTGCTGCTCACGCTGACGCCAGCGCAAATCGACCGGATTGAAAGGAAGTTCGATGAGGCCAACACCAAATACCGCAAGAAGTTCCTGAGCGGCAACGCCGAGGACCGCGAAGCGGCGCGCTTCAACAAGGTGATGGACTACGCGAAGCTGATCTACGGAAGCTTCTCCGATGAGCAGCAAAAGGCCATCCATGCTGCCATGGGCCCGCCGATGCAAGGCGTCCAGGCGCGCTACGCGGAGCGGCTGCGGCGACAGGAGGAATGGCTGGCGCTGGCGCGCCAGGTCCAGCAGACGCGTCCGCCCAAGGCGCAGGTGGTCGAACTGCTGCGCCGCTATGGCGACCAGTGGCAACACCCGCCGGGCCAGACTCGCGCAGCGAGCTACGATGCCAACAACCAGGCCGGCGTGGCGCTGGCCATGACGATCGCCAACCTCACCACCCCCAGGCAGAAGGCGCATGCCGTGGACCGCTTCCAGAAATGGATCGACGACACCCACAGCCTGATGCGCGAGCGCCAGGGCAACACGGCTCAGGCGGCCAATCCATAG
- the glmU gene encoding bifunctional UDP-N-acetylglucosamine diphosphorylase/glucosamine-1-phosphate N-acetyltransferase GlmU: MNIVILAAGMGKRMHSDLPKVLHPVAGRPMLAHVIDTARTLSPSRLVVVVGHGADHVREAVAADDVTFAEQARQLGTGHAVMQALPQLDDSLPTLVLYGDVPLTTAATLKSLVDEAGDSRFGVLTVEMPDPTGYGRIVRDAAGSIVRIIEQKDASEAVRAIREINTGIIVCPTGHLRRWLSTLRNDNAQGEYYLTDTVERAAAEGVEIVSAQPAALWETLGVNSKVQLAEVERIHQRNQAQRLLEAGVTLADPARIDVRGELSCGRDVTIDVGCVFEGRVHLGDGVQIGANCVIRNATIGAGAQVQPFCHIDSAKIGADGRIGPYARLRPGTELGEDVHIGNFVEVKNSQVAAHSKANHLAYVGDATVGSRVNIGAGTITCNYDGANKFRTVIEDDVFIGSDTQLVAPVTVRRGATIGAGTTLTKEAPADKLTLSRAKQMTVATWQRPVKQPKQ, translated from the coding sequence GTGAATATCGTCATTCTCGCCGCTGGCATGGGCAAGCGGATGCATTCCGATTTGCCCAAGGTCCTGCATCCGGTTGCGGGGCGTCCGATGCTCGCTCATGTCATCGATACGGCACGCACCTTGTCGCCGTCGCGGCTGGTTGTCGTGGTCGGTCACGGCGCGGACCACGTGCGCGAGGCCGTGGCTGCCGACGACGTTACCTTTGCCGAGCAGGCCCGGCAGCTCGGGACCGGACATGCGGTGATGCAGGCACTTCCTCAATTGGACGACAGCCTGCCCACATTGGTTCTCTACGGCGACGTGCCGCTGACCACGGCGGCGACGCTCAAGTCGCTGGTCGATGAAGCCGGCGATTCCCGCTTCGGCGTTCTGACGGTCGAGATGCCGGATCCCACCGGATACGGCCGCATCGTGCGCGACGCGGCGGGCAGCATCGTCCGGATCATCGAGCAGAAGGACGCCAGCGAGGCCGTCCGCGCGATCCGCGAGATCAATACCGGCATCATCGTGTGTCCGACCGGCCACCTGCGCCGCTGGCTGTCCACATTGCGCAATGACAATGCCCAGGGCGAGTACTACCTGACCGATACCGTCGAGCGCGCGGCGGCCGAAGGCGTCGAAATCGTCTCGGCACAGCCCGCGGCGCTGTGGGAGACGCTTGGTGTCAACAGCAAGGTCCAGCTTGCCGAGGTGGAGCGCATCCACCAGCGCAACCAGGCCCAGCGCCTGCTCGAAGCCGGCGTGACGCTGGCGGACCCGGCGCGCATCGACGTGCGCGGCGAGCTCAGCTGCGGCCGCGACGTCACGATCGACGTCGGCTGCGTGTTCGAAGGCCGTGTGCACCTGGGCGACGGCGTGCAGATCGGCGCCAACTGCGTGATCCGCAATGCCACCATCGGTGCCGGCGCGCAGGTTCAGCCGTTCTGCCATATCGACAGCGCGAAGATCGGCGCGGATGGCCGCATCGGCCCTTATGCGCGGCTGCGTCCGGGTACCGAACTCGGCGAGGACGTGCATATCGGCAACTTCGTCGAAGTGAAGAACTCGCAGGTCGCGGCGCACAGCAAGGCCAACCATCTGGCCTATGTGGGCGATGCCACGGTGGGCTCGCGCGTGAATATTGGCGCCGGGACCATCACCTGCAACTATGACGGTGCGAACAAGTTCCGCACGGTGATCGAGGATGATGTCTTTATCGGCTCCGATACGCAGCTGGTGGCGCCCGTGACGGTGCGCCGCGGCGCGACCATCGGTGCGGGCACCACGCTGACCAAGGAAGCGCCGGCCGACAAGCTGACGCTGTCGCGCGCCAAGCAGATGACGGTCGCGACCTGGCAGCGGCCGGTCAAGCAGCCGAAGCAGTAA
- the glmS gene encoding glutamine--fructose-6-phosphate transaminase (isomerizing), whose translation MCGIVGAVSTRNIVPVLIEGLRRLEYRGYDSCGVAVVREASVERARTVSRVADLDAQTQASGLAGTTGVAHTRWATHGKPDTVNAHPHLSGETIALVHNGIIENYEPLREELRAVGYGFESQTDTEVVAHLIHQAYSYPSSATRGDLFASVRAVTKRLHGAYAIAVFAKDQPERVVGARAGSPLVVALGDGEAFLASDALAVAGTANRIIYLEEGDVVEVTREGVTIRDGHDHLVEREVRVVEAHAATVDLGPYRHFMQKEIFEQPRALGDTLEGIDGISPALFGDRAAEVFPDIDSVLILACGTSYYSGCTAKYWLESIAKIPTQVEVASEYRYRETVPNPRALVVVISQSGETADTMAALRHARALGHTHTLSICNVATSAMVRETEMRFLTRAGTEIGVASTKAFTTQLAALYMLTLALAKVRGFLSEEAEAKDMANLRHLPAALHGVLALEPQIIAWSEEFARRENALFLGRGKHYPIALEGALKLKEISYIHAEAYPAGELKHGPLALVTEAMPVVTVAPNDALLEKLKSNIQEVRARGGRLYVFADSDTHIQSTDGIQVIRMPEHYGDLSPILHVVPLQLLAYHTACARGTDVDKPRNLAKSVTVE comes from the coding sequence ATGTGTGGCATCGTCGGCGCGGTTTCCACGCGCAATATCGTTCCGGTCCTGATCGAAGGCCTGCGCCGCCTGGAATACCGCGGCTATGACTCCTGCGGCGTGGCCGTGGTGCGCGAGGCCTCTGTCGAGCGCGCACGCACCGTGTCGCGCGTGGCGGATCTGGATGCCCAGACGCAGGCATCGGGCCTGGCCGGCACCACCGGCGTGGCGCATACGCGCTGGGCCACGCACGGCAAGCCCGACACCGTCAACGCGCACCCGCACCTGTCCGGCGAGACCATCGCGCTGGTGCACAACGGCATCATCGAGAACTACGAGCCGCTGCGCGAGGAACTGCGCGCGGTTGGCTATGGCTTCGAGTCGCAGACCGACACCGAGGTCGTGGCCCACCTGATCCACCAGGCCTACAGCTACCCGAGCAGCGCCACACGCGGCGACCTGTTCGCGTCGGTGCGGGCCGTGACCAAGCGCCTGCACGGCGCCTACGCCATCGCCGTGTTCGCCAAGGACCAGCCCGAGCGCGTGGTCGGCGCGCGCGCCGGCTCGCCGCTGGTGGTGGCGCTGGGGGACGGCGAGGCCTTCCTGGCGTCCGACGCGCTGGCCGTGGCCGGCACCGCCAACCGCATCATCTACCTGGAAGAGGGCGATGTCGTCGAAGTCACGCGTGAGGGCGTGACCATTCGCGATGGCCACGACCACCTGGTCGAGCGCGAGGTGCGCGTGGTCGAGGCGCATGCCGCCACGGTCGACCTTGGTCCGTACCGCCACTTCATGCAGAAGGAAATCTTCGAGCAGCCGCGCGCACTCGGCGACACGCTTGAAGGGATCGATGGCATTTCGCCGGCGCTGTTCGGCGACCGGGCGGCGGAGGTCTTCCCCGACATCGACAGCGTGCTGATCCTGGCCTGCGGCACCAGCTACTACTCGGGCTGCACGGCCAAGTACTGGCTCGAAAGCATCGCCAAGATCCCGACGCAGGTCGAAGTGGCCAGCGAGTACCGCTACCGCGAGACCGTACCGAATCCGCGCGCGCTGGTGGTTGTGATTTCCCAGTCCGGCGAGACCGCCGACACCATGGCCGCGCTGCGTCATGCGCGCGCGCTGGGCCATACCCACACGCTCTCGATCTGCAACGTGGCGACCAGCGCCATGGTGCGCGAGACCGAAATGCGTTTCCTCACGCGCGCCGGCACGGAAATCGGCGTGGCCTCGACCAAGGCCTTCACCACGCAGCTCGCGGCGCTGTACATGCTGACGCTGGCGCTGGCCAAGGTGCGCGGCTTCCTTTCCGAAGAGGCCGAGGCCAAGGACATGGCCAACCTGCGTCACCTGCCCGCCGCGCTGCATGGCGTGCTGGCGCTCGAGCCGCAGATCATCGCGTGGTCCGAGGAGTTCGCGCGCCGCGAGAACGCGCTGTTCCTGGGCCGCGGCAAGCATTACCCGATTGCGCTCGAAGGCGCGCTCAAGCTCAAGGAGATCTCGTACATCCATGCCGAGGCCTATCCCGCGGGCGAACTCAAGCACGGGCCGCTGGCGCTCGTGACCGAGGCGATGCCGGTGGTGACCGTGGCCCCGAACGACGCGCTGCTGGAAAAGCTCAAGTCCAACATCCAGGAAGTTCGCGCGCGTGGCGGGCGCCTGTATGTGTTCGCCGACAGCGACACGCACATCCAGTCGACGGACGGCATCCAGGTGATCCGCATGCCCGAGCACTATGGCGACCTGTCGCCGATCCTGCACGTGGTGCCGCTGCAGCTGCTGGCGTACCACACCGCATGCGCGCGCGGCACCGATGTGGACAAGCCCCGGAATCTGGCGAAGTCGGTGACGGTGGAGTAA
- a CDS encoding DUF2892 domain-containing protein, with product MQANVGTVDRVLRIVIGLALIVLAATGSIGAWGWIGILPLVTGIARICPAYSLLGVKTCRASRPDAR from the coding sequence ATGCAAGCAAATGTTGGAACCGTCGACCGGGTTCTCCGGATTGTCATTGGCCTGGCCTTGATTGTCCTTGCCGCAACCGGGAGCATAGGTGCCTGGGGATGGATTGGCATCCTTCCGCTCGTGACGGGCATCGCGCGCATCTGCCCGGCCTACAGCCTTCTGGGCGTGAAGACATGCCGGGCATCCCGGCCCGACGCCAGGTAG
- a CDS encoding YeeE/YedE family protein — MTVVTALLAGLLFGIGLMVSGMANPAKVLGFLDLAGSWDPSLAFVMAGAIVIGSVAFLVARRRKRSLLGLPMQLPASTAVTLRLVLGSAAFGVGWGLAGFCPGPALVALGAGYPKAVGFVAAMVAGMAVFEIAERTASSLRRA, encoded by the coding sequence ATGACAGTCGTTACCGCATTGCTGGCAGGCCTGCTCTTCGGCATTGGCCTGATGGTTTCCGGCATGGCCAATCCGGCCAAGGTGCTGGGCTTTCTGGACCTCGCGGGAAGCTGGGATCCGTCGCTGGCCTTTGTGATGGCGGGCGCAATCGTCATCGGCTCGGTCGCCTTCCTGGTGGCCAGGCGCCGCAAGCGCTCGTTGCTCGGGCTGCCCATGCAGTTGCCGGCCAGCACGGCCGTGACACTGCGCCTGGTGCTTGGCAGCGCGGCGTTTGGCGTCGGCTGGGGCCTGGCCGGCTTTTGCCCGGGTCCGGCGCTGGTGGCGCTTGGGGCCGGTTATCCGAAGGCCGTTGGCTTCGTGGCCGCGATGGTGGCCGGCATGGCTGTGTTCGAGATCGCCGAGAGGACAGCATCCAGCCTGCGGCGAGCCTGA
- a CDS encoding YeeE/YedE family protein: MLIDLASFTPGLSLAGGLIIGAAAAVLALCNGRIAGISGILGGLLNLPRRDMAWRLAFLAGLFAAPVLAGLLGRPAVADIQAGWGEIMIAGFLVGLGTRYASGCTSGHGVCGISRGSVRSLVATLTFMAAGFLTVFVQRHLIRG; encoded by the coding sequence ATGTTGATTGACCTTGCCAGCTTCACGCCCGGCCTGTCGCTGGCCGGCGGACTCATCATAGGGGCGGCGGCAGCCGTGCTGGCGCTATGCAACGGACGCATCGCGGGCATCAGCGGCATCCTTGGCGGCCTGCTGAACCTGCCGCGCCGCGACATGGCATGGCGCCTTGCCTTCCTTGCCGGCCTCTTCGCTGCCCCGGTACTGGCCGGTCTGCTTGGCAGGCCGGCCGTCGCGGACATTCAGGCGGGCTGGGGCGAGATCATGATCGCCGGTTTCCTCGTGGGCCTTGGCACCCGCTATGCCAGCGGCTGTACCAGCGGCCATGGCGTGTGCGGCATCTCGCGCGGCTCGGTCCGCTCGCTGGTCGCCACGCTGACCTTCATGGCGGCGGGATTCCTGACCGTCTTCGTGCAACGGCACCTGATCCGAGGCTGA
- a CDS encoding metalloregulator ArsR/SmtB family transcription factor: MNQPHPDIDLSIMQAAATQACALLKVLANPDRLLLMCRLSQGELPVGDLEAQLGIRQPTLSQQLGVLRENGLVATRRDGKNIYYSVASAQALAVMGVLYEQFCANPAPEPTC, translated from the coding sequence ATGAACCAGCCCCATCCCGATATCGACCTCAGCATCATGCAAGCCGCCGCGACCCAGGCGTGTGCCTTGCTCAAGGTGCTGGCCAATCCCGATCGCCTGCTGCTGATGTGTCGTCTGTCCCAGGGCGAACTGCCCGTTGGCGACCTGGAGGCGCAACTCGGCATCCGGCAGCCGACGCTGTCGCAACAGCTTGGCGTGCTGCGCGAGAACGGCCTGGTGGCCACGCGCCGCGACGGCAAGAACATCTACTACTCGGTGGCGAGTGCGCAGGCACTTGCCGTCATGGGTGTCCTCTATGAACAGTTCTGTGCCAATCCCGCTCCGGAGCCAACATGTTGA
- a CDS encoding helix-turn-helix domain-containing protein: protein MQCPIARSLERVGEWWSILILREAFYGATRFDTFQKNLDIAPNMLTRRLNGLVEEGLLERRQYSERPPRYEYVLTDCGRDFQPVMLAMLAWGNKHFAPEGVSVQLVDKATGQPVEPVLVDAASGAPVDLARHAIAPGPAAGEGVRRRLADAAAYLSSQPAAEQAEGS from the coding sequence ATGCAATGCCCGATCGCGCGCAGCCTCGAGCGGGTCGGGGAGTGGTGGAGCATCCTGATCCTGCGCGAGGCGTTCTACGGCGCCACACGCTTCGATACGTTCCAGAAGAACCTCGACATCGCCCCGAACATGCTGACGCGCCGCCTGAACGGGCTCGTGGAGGAGGGGCTGCTTGAGCGGCGCCAGTATTCCGAGCGGCCGCCGCGCTACGAATACGTGCTGACCGACTGCGGGCGTGATTTCCAGCCCGTGATGCTGGCGATGCTTGCCTGGGGCAACAAGCATTTCGCGCCTGAGGGCGTGAGCGTGCAGCTTGTCGACAAGGCGACCGGGCAGCCGGTCGAGCCCGTGCTGGTCGATGCCGCCAGTGGTGCGCCGGTAGACCTGGCGCGCCATGCCATTGCCCCGGGGCCGGCCGCCGGCGAAGGCGTGCGCCGGCGCCTGGCGGATGCTGCGGCATACCTTTCGTCGCAGCCCGCCGCAGAGCAGGCGGAGGGCAGCTGA
- a CDS encoding efflux transporter outer membrane subunit encodes MTQGHPFPPAQRFGRGLAALAAAAMAASLAACAVGPDYRTPPADLPAKYAHAVDFQTRDAATAAPALDSWWKGFDDPELTRIIERALAQNLDLAASVARVDQARAAADFAGAALLPEGSLSASVARQRQSLESPLGKLASAHPGFERNNTLYNVGAGASWEIDVAGGLRRGSEAAGAEAQAAEAEHMGVRVLVAAEAADAYFRVRGAQQRIAIAQQQVQTNARLLELVKLRLADGIGAERERAQAEARLAQTRVTIPPLQIELDTQLNRLDVLMGAVPGTYAAELAALGPRTVVPQIPLAQGPAALLERRPDVIAAERRLAASSARIGVATAEYYPKLSLSALLGFESLSAGKMFTAATFQPAAMAGLRWRLFDFGRVDAEVAQARGANAEALAVYRKAMLRATEDVENAIVTLTQLALQSQDLAVEVDAQARSRGAAEDAYKGGAVSLFEVLEEDRQLLAARDQQARVSADNARAAVAAFRALGGGW; translated from the coding sequence ATGACGCAAGGGCATCCCTTCCCACCGGCACAGCGCTTCGGGCGCGGCCTCGCGGCGTTGGCCGCTGCGGCTATGGCCGCCAGCCTGGCCGCCTGCGCGGTCGGTCCCGACTACCGCACGCCGCCGGCAGACCTGCCGGCCAAGTACGCGCATGCCGTCGACTTTCAGACGCGCGACGCAGCGACGGCAGCCCCCGCGCTGGATAGCTGGTGGAAAGGATTCGACGATCCCGAACTGACCCGGATCATCGAGCGCGCGCTTGCGCAGAACCTGGACCTGGCCGCGTCGGTGGCGCGCGTCGACCAGGCGCGTGCGGCAGCTGATTTCGCTGGCGCCGCGCTGCTGCCGGAAGGATCGCTATCGGCCAGCGTCGCGCGGCAGCGCCAGTCGCTGGAAAGCCCGCTCGGCAAGCTGGCCAGCGCCCACCCCGGCTTCGAGCGCAACAACACGCTCTATAACGTGGGCGCGGGCGCGAGTTGGGAGATCGACGTCGCCGGCGGCCTGCGGCGCGGCTCGGAGGCCGCCGGCGCCGAAGCCCAGGCCGCCGAGGCCGAACACATGGGCGTGCGCGTACTGGTGGCCGCCGAAGCCGCCGACGCCTACTTCCGCGTGCGCGGCGCGCAGCAGCGCATCGCCATTGCGCAGCAGCAGGTCCAGACCAATGCGCGGCTGCTGGAGCTGGTGAAGCTGCGCCTGGCCGACGGCATCGGCGCCGAGCGCGAACGGGCACAGGCCGAAGCGCGGCTCGCGCAAACCCGGGTGACCATCCCGCCCCTGCAGATCGAGCTCGACACGCAACTCAACCGCCTCGACGTGCTGATGGGCGCGGTGCCCGGCACGTATGCCGCGGAACTGGCTGCGTTGGGTCCACGCACTGTGGTGCCGCAGATTCCGCTGGCGCAGGGCCCGGCAGCGCTGCTGGAGCGCCGCCCCGACGTCATCGCGGCCGAACGCCGGCTGGCGGCGTCGAGCGCGCGCATCGGCGTGGCCACGGCGGAGTATTACCCCAAGCTCTCGCTGTCGGCGCTGCTCGGTTTTGAAAGCCTGTCGGCGGGCAAGATGTTCACCGCGGCCACGTTCCAGCCGGCGGCCATGGCGGGCCTGCGCTGGCGCCTGTTCGATTTCGGCCGCGTCGATGCCGAAGTGGCCCAGGCGCGCGGCGCCAATGCCGAGGCGCTCGCGGTCTATCGCAAGGCGATGCTGCGTGCCACCGAGGATGTGGAAAACGCCATCGTCACGCTGACCCAGCTGGCACTGCAGAGCCAGGACCTGGCCGTGGAGGTCGATGCGCAGGCACGGTCACGCGGCGCGGCGGAAGACGCCTACAAAGGCGGCGCAGTCAGCCTGTTCGAAGTGCTTGAAGAAGACCGCCAGCTGCTGGCCGCGCGCGACCAGCAGGCACGCGTGAGCGCCGACAACGCACGCGCCGCGGTGGCCGCGTTCCGCGCGCTGGGCGGTGGCTGGTAA